A stretch of Streptococcus chenjunshii DNA encodes these proteins:
- a CDS encoding glycoside hydrolase family 1 protein, with amino-acid sequence MLHKTLKPFPDYFLWGASTSAYQVEGAALEDGKGPSCQDVKDIPEGTADLSVSVDHYHRYKEDIALMAEMGFKSYRFSISWTRILPEGTGEVNPKGIAFYNDLIDECLKYGIEPIVTMFHFDMPAALDKRGSWSVRESIDWFAEFAAVLFKHFGDRVKYWLTINEQNMLTLVGPVIGTMYIPQETDNLTKEIYQQNHHQLVAQAKAMQICHEMLPEAKIGPAPNISLVYAASSKPEDVLASQNYNAIRNWLYLDAAVYGIYNNLVWAYLEELDAVPEISQEDWDIMRAAKPDFIGFNYYNTATVAASDGTESLDPAADQQTSRGESGFYRGTDNPHLPKTEFGWEIDPIGFRATMRELYSRYRLPLLVTENGLGAYDSLEEDGKIHDQYRIHYLQDHIAQIQEAITDGVEMLGYNPWSAIDLISTHEGIKKRYGFIYVDRSDDELKTLKRYRKDSFFWYKKVIAANGADLTD; translated from the coding sequence ATGTTACACAAAACATTAAAACCATTTCCAGATTATTTCTTGTGGGGGGCTTCAACATCTGCCTATCAAGTTGAAGGGGCAGCACTTGAAGACGGCAAAGGCCCGTCTTGTCAAGATGTCAAAGATATTCCGGAAGGGACAGCTGACCTTTCTGTATCGGTTGACCACTACCACCGTTATAAGGAAGATATTGCTCTTATGGCAGAAATGGGCTTCAAATCTTACCGTTTTTCTATCTCTTGGACTCGTATTCTGCCTGAGGGAACCGGTGAAGTTAATCCGAAGGGGATTGCATTTTATAATGACCTGATTGATGAATGCCTGAAATACGGTATTGAACCGATTGTCACTATGTTTCACTTTGATATGCCAGCAGCTCTTGATAAACGCGGATCCTGGTCTGTACGTGAATCAATTGACTGGTTTGCAGAATTTGCTGCTGTCCTTTTTAAGCATTTTGGGGACAGGGTCAAATACTGGTTGACAATCAATGAACAAAATATGCTGACTTTAGTCGGTCCTGTTATTGGAACTATGTATATCCCCCAAGAGACAGATAATCTGACCAAAGAAATTTATCAGCAGAATCATCATCAGCTGGTCGCTCAGGCTAAAGCTATGCAAATTTGCCATGAGATGCTGCCGGAAGCTAAAATCGGCCCAGCTCCTAATATTTCGCTGGTTTATGCAGCTTCGTCAAAACCCGAAGATGTTCTAGCTTCACAAAATTATAATGCTATCCGCAACTGGCTCTATCTAGATGCCGCAGTTTATGGTATTTATAACAATTTGGTCTGGGCTTATCTTGAAGAACTGGATGCTGTGCCGGAAATCAGTCAGGAAGACTGGGATATCATGCGTGCTGCAAAACCGGATTTTATCGGTTTTAATTATTATAATACTGCAACAGTGGCAGCATCCGACGGCACAGAGTCTTTGGATCCGGCTGCGGATCAGCAGACATCACGCGGAGAATCCGGATTTTACCGGGGAACTGACAATCCACATCTCCCTAAGACGGAATTTGGCTGGGAAATTGATCCTATCGGCTTTAGGGCGACCATGCGTGAATTATACAGCCGTTACCGCTTACCGCTGTTAGTGACAGAAAATGGTCTTGGAGCTTATGACAGTTTGGAAGAGGATGGAAAAATCCATGACCAATACCGTATCCACTATCTGCAAGATCATATTGCACAAATTCAGGAAGCCATTACTGATGGTGTTGAGATGCTGGGTTACAATCCGTGGTCAGCAATCGATCTGATTTCAACCCATGAAGGAATTAAAAAACGTTATGGCTTCATCTATGTTGACCGGAGTGATGATGAATTAAAAACACTTAAACGGTACCGCAAAGATTCTTTCTTCTGGTATAAAAAGGTCATTGCTGCAAACGGAGCAGATTTAACAGACTGA
- a CDS encoding FAD:protein FMN transferase, with amino-acid sequence MQVSHSLKMMGTQIDIQIDSPKAQEQLLEVCRLLEVYNQRFSANDDHSELMMVNRNAGIQAVEVNPELFELIVLGKKHSLASPSNLNIALGPLVRLWHIGFEDARLPSEEEIRSCLPLTNPENIVTDAKKQTVFLTKKGMKIDLGALAKGYIADKVMAGLIKDGISAALINLGGNVLVHGRNKKRDDESWYIGIQNPKQPRGSNLGIVKIRDKSVVTSGIYERHLQIGQTDYHHIFDRQTGFPIETEMASLTIIAERSVDCEIWTTRLFGLPLIDVLQTINKETSIEGIIITKDNRIALSDGLKENFQLLYN; translated from the coding sequence ATGCAAGTCAGCCATAGTTTAAAAATGATGGGAACTCAGATTGACATCCAAATCGATTCCCCCAAGGCGCAAGAGCAGCTTTTAGAAGTCTGCCGGCTGCTGGAAGTTTATAATCAGCGCTTTAGTGCTAATGATGACCACTCCGAATTAATGATGGTTAACCGCAACGCCGGTATACAAGCAGTTGAGGTTAACCCCGAGCTTTTTGAATTAATTGTCTTAGGAAAAAAACACAGTTTAGCCTCACCATCCAATTTAAACATTGCTCTCGGACCGCTCGTCCGTTTATGGCATATCGGTTTCGAGGATGCCCGCCTGCCCTCTGAAGAAGAAATCCGCTCCTGCCTGCCTTTGACAAATCCCGAAAATATCGTAACCGATGCTAAAAAACAAACTGTCTTTCTGACGAAAAAGGGGATGAAAATTGATTTAGGGGCACTAGCCAAAGGCTACATTGCTGATAAAGTGATGGCAGGTCTGATAAAAGATGGCATTTCTGCAGCTCTTATCAATTTGGGGGGCAATGTCCTGGTGCACGGCAGAAATAAAAAAAGGGATGATGAAAGCTGGTATATCGGCATTCAAAATCCCAAGCAGCCGCGTGGCAGCAACCTTGGAATTGTCAAAATCAGAGATAAATCTGTGGTGACTTCCGGTATCTACGAACGGCATCTGCAAATCGGACAAACGGACTATCACCATATTTTCGACCGTCAGACAGGCTTTCCAATTGAAACAGAAATGGCCAGTCTGACCATTATTGCTGAGAGGTCTGTTGACTGCGAAATTTGGACAACGCGCCTATTTGGGCTTCCTTTAATCGATGTTCTTCAAACTATAAATAAAGAGACATCGATTGAGGGGATTATCATCACCAAAGATAACCGCATTGCCTTGTCTGATGGATTGAAAGAGAACTTTCAGCTTCTCTACAATTGA
- a CDS encoding aldo/keto reductase → MQYATVGHTDIKVSKICVGAMSFGAPDPQGHTWTLDQTETDKIVKHALDLGLNFFDTANVYSKGSSEEYLGKAIKHHVKREDVVLASKVYFNDGKLSRQAIHREIDGSLKRLGTDYLDLYIIHRFDYDTPIEETMQALHELVQTGKVRAIGASAMYGYQFQNMQHTAELNHWTKFSAMENHYNLLYREDERELIPVCKQDEVMLMPYSPLAGGRLARPDWHSSSKRSQSDKVAQQKYDRTEEQDKPIAQRVLTLAQKYEVPMSAIALAWLWHKGAAAPIVGATKARYLDEAAAALELTLSAEDIHYLEELYQPHHIVGAL, encoded by the coding sequence ATGCAATATGCTACTGTAGGTCACACGGATATTAAAGTTTCCAAGATCTGTGTCGGAGCGATGAGTTTTGGTGCTCCGGATCCGCAGGGTCATACATGGACACTGGATCAAACCGAAACTGACAAAATAGTAAAACACGCCTTGGACCTTGGCCTTAATTTCTTTGATACGGCTAATGTTTACAGCAAAGGCAGCAGCGAAGAATACTTGGGTAAAGCTATTAAGCACCATGTTAAACGTGAGGATGTGGTTCTCGCCAGCAAAGTTTATTTCAATGACGGTAAGCTTTCGCGTCAGGCTATCCACCGTGAAATTGATGGCAGTCTCAAACGGCTGGGAACAGACTATCTGGATTTGTACATTATTCATCGCTTTGACTACGATACTCCAATAGAAGAAACAATGCAGGCTCTGCATGAATTGGTTCAAACCGGAAAAGTCCGTGCGATTGGCGCTTCTGCTATGTACGGCTATCAATTCCAAAACATGCAGCATACAGCCGAACTGAACCATTGGACTAAATTTTCAGCAATGGAAAATCATTATAACCTGCTTTACCGCGAGGATGAGCGTGAGCTAATTCCAGTCTGTAAGCAGGATGAAGTCATGCTGATGCCTTACAGTCCTCTGGCGGGCGGACGTTTAGCGCGTCCAGACTGGCACTCTTCTTCTAAACGCAGCCAAAGCGACAAGGTGGCACAGCAAAAATACGATAGAACAGAGGAACAAGACAAACCTATCGCACAAAGAGTTCTGACTTTAGCGCAGAAATATGAGGTGCCAATGTCAGCTATTGCTTTAGCCTGGCTCTGGCACAAAGGTGCTGCTGCTCCTATCGTCGGAGCGACCAAGGCAAGGTATCTAGATGAAGCTGCTGCTGCGCTTGAGCTCACTCTATCTGCAGAAGATATCCATTATTTGGAGGAATTGTACCAGCCGCATCATATTGTCGGAGCTCTATAA